TTACTGGAACGCGTCGGCCTCTCGGCGAACCAACTCGACCGCTACCCACACGAGTTCTCCGGCGGGCAGCGCCAGCGTATCGGTATCGCTCGTGCACTCGCCCTCGAACCCGACTTCATCGTTCTCGACGAGCCGGTGTCCGCACTCGACGTCTCCGTGCAGGCGCAGGTGTTGAATCTCCTCGACGACCTGCAGGACGACTTCGGTCTCACCTACCTCTTCATCGCCCACGACCTCTCTGTCGTGCGCCACATCTGTGACCGTGTCGCGGTGATGTACCTCGGGAACATCGTCGAACTCGGACCGACCGACGAACTGTTCGAGTCTCCGAAACACCCGTACACGCAGGCGCTCTTGGACAGTGTCCCCCGGCCGTCGACCACCGAACACGGCCGTCGTGTCGAGGCACTCTCCGGTGACGTTCCGTCCCCACGGAACCCACCGTCTGGATGCCGCTTCCGCACTCGCTGTCCAAAAGTCATCCCGCCAGGGGACCTCGACATCGACCAAGAGACGTATCGCGCAGTGATGGACTTCCGCGATGCGCTCGCCGTCGGCGACGTCAACCCAGAACACATCTGGGAGGAGGCCGACCCCGAACACGTCGACGAAGAGGCGTTCATCGAGGTGGCACGGTCACGTCACGTCGATGCCGAACTGCGCGGAGAGGTGGCGGGCGTCGTCGACACGGCGCTCGGACAGCTCGCAGAAGGTGACGAAGAACGCGCCCAAGAGACGCTTCGTCGTCGCTTCGAGAGTCCCTGTGAGACGCGCCGACCTGCCGTCGGCGACGCACCACACCCCGCCGCGTGCCACCTCTTCGAGGGGTCCGACGAGGTGACGGTCGTCGAGACGAACGCAGGCGCTGCTCTCGAAGCAGACGACTGAACCGCGGCCGGTCAATTTTTTGCGTCCACTCCGCACGTCCGAGCACGCTGTGTGGACCGACTGGATTCCGGTGAAATCGCCCCGCATCGAAACGTTCAGGCACCCACCGAGCACATCACCGCTGTGACACGGTACCGCAACCTTGGACTCTTCGTCGTCCTCGCCGCCGTCTGGGGGTCTGCGTTCATGGCCATCAAGGCCGGGCTGGAGTTCTTCCCGCCGGTTCTCTTCGCTGCCCTCCGGTACGACGTCGCCGGAGTGATCATGCTCGTGTACGCGTTCTACGCCACAGACTCACCAGTCCCACGCGGCCGAGCAGAGTGGACAGAGATAGCCATCGGTGCGGTCTTTCTCATCGCGGCGTACCACGCCTTGCTGTTCGTCGGGGAGACCGACCCGGCGGTCACGAGCGCTGCTGCTGCCGTCATCGTGAGTCTCAGCCCGGTTCTCACGAGCGGGTTTGCACGGGTGTTCCTCCCCAGTGAGCGCCTGACTCCGCTCGGTGTCGTCGGGTTGCTGCTCGGCCTCGTCGGTGTCGCCGTGCTCTCCGAACTCGACCCGAGTAACTTACTCGCTGGCGGAACCGTCGCAAAAATCCTCATCTTCGGTGCCGCCGCGGCGTTCGCCCTCGGGTCGGTCCTCACCCGTCGTATCGAGTCTGACATGCCGATCGAGACGATGGAAGCGTGGTCGATGCTCGGTGGCGCCCTGTTGATGCACGCCATCTCGGTCGGTCTCCGAGAGTCGTTCGCCGACGTCGTGTTGAACACGGAATCGCTCCTCGCACTCGCCTACCTCTCGGTGGCGGCGAGTGCAATCGGCTTTCTCATCTACTTCGACCTACTGGAGCGACTGGGCCCCATCGAAATCAACCTCGTATCCTACGTGGCCCCGATTTTCGCAGCACTCTCCGGGTGGGTCTTCCTGAACGAGGTCCCGAACCTCGCGACTGCGGGTGGCTTCGCGCTCATCTTCTTCGGGTTCATCCTCCTGAAACGTGGGGCGATTCGGCGTGAACTCCGCCACCGATTCGGCGACAGCGCAACGCCGACCGACTGAGTGTCGCGGTCGGACTACGCTTCGAGTCGCTCGACAGACGTGACTTCACCGACCATCGACCAGCCCTCTTCTCCGGGTGCCTGTCTCCCGACGATGACGGCATCGTTGTCTTCGGTCGTCGCGAACCGATACGCCGCGTCGTCGCCCTCACGACTCCCCTCTGCTTGAAACTCTGTCTGGAAGAACTCCGCGCTCTGGAGGGTAAACCGCCCCTCGAGGTCCTCGTCGACGACGAGGTACATCGCGTTGGGGTGGATGTTGTACATACGTTTGGCAACGCGGTTGAGGTCGGACATGATTCGTCAGTCGTGCTCACGAAGTAAATCGATACGGGAAGTGCCCGTTGGAGACCAGACGGGGTTTCACGCCCGTCTAATGTGTGGTGATCTGGCCTCGACACCGAGCGCGAAAATCACCTCACGTGCTGCATTTTGGAACGTCCTAATCGACTCCCAAAACTGGACGACGTGCGCCGGTTTGTGTTCTGCTAACGTCACGTTTTTCGCATATATTCAGAGAATTCATACTGTTCGAGATTACAGAAGGTAGCACTGAATAAAAGAGTTAGAAGACTCTATAAAGTATTAGATTGCCTCTAGACAGGCAATGAAATTTCACGTTTATTAGAATATCTCGACTAAATGAGGGTGAAACGAAGCGAATCCTCGCACGTAATTATGACCCCCGAGTTGATATAGTGGATGTAGGTTCCCCCCGCTATGTCAAACTCATCAACCAACCTCCCACGCGAACGTCTCTCCGAACTCCGGGAGATGGTCGCAGACGAACAGCAACTTCCGACCGGTGTGAGACTCGTTGCGGCGCCACTCCGATTCGTTGGCTTTTGGGCCGCCGTCGCCCTCCCGTTTCTGTACGTTCCACTCCTGTTCGGCGGTCTCGAAGCGAGCGAACTCACCGTCTTCGTGGCGCTCGTCGCGCTCAACGCCCTCGCACTCGTAATCGGGCACAACTACGCCCGTTCGTAAACTCGCGCGACTCGACCCTCCTTCGCGCAGAGTCATTTTTTGACGTTTTACGCAGTA
The genomic region above belongs to Haloferax marinisediminis and contains:
- a CDS encoding ABC transporter ATP-binding protein, translating into MTEPLLKVRDLQKYYFEQDTFIDSLLGRERKSVKAVDGISFDIEPGETLGLVGESGCGKSTTGETLLRLREATGGSVRFDGQDVFEMDSDELKAFRKDAQIVFQDPFSSLDPRMTIGDIVAEPLKIHGIPEGAGDQSKREWRRDKASELLERVGLSANQLDRYPHEFSGGQRQRIGIARALALEPDFIVLDEPVSALDVSVQAQVLNLLDDLQDDFGLTYLFIAHDLSVVRHICDRVAVMYLGNIVELGPTDELFESPKHPYTQALLDSVPRPSTTEHGRRVEALSGDVPSPRNPPSGCRFRTRCPKVIPPGDLDIDQETYRAVMDFRDALAVGDVNPEHIWEEADPEHVDEEAFIEVARSRHVDAELRGEVAGVVDTALGQLAEGDEERAQETLRRRFESPCETRRPAVGDAPHPAACHLFEGSDEVTVVETNAGAALEADD
- a CDS encoding transcriptional regulator produces the protein MSDLNRVAKRMYNIHPNAMYLVVDEDLEGRFTLQSAEFFQTEFQAEGSREGDDAAYRFATTEDNDAVIVGRQAPGEEGWSMVGEVTSVERLEA
- a CDS encoding DMT family transporter, which produces MTRYRNLGLFVVLAAVWGSAFMAIKAGLEFFPPVLFAALRYDVAGVIMLVYAFYATDSPVPRGRAEWTEIAIGAVFLIAAYHALLFVGETDPAVTSAAAAVIVSLSPVLTSGFARVFLPSERLTPLGVVGLLLGLVGVAVLSELDPSNLLAGGTVAKILIFGAAAAFALGSVLTRRIESDMPIETMEAWSMLGGALLMHAISVGLRESFADVVLNTESLLALAYLSVAASAIGFLIYFDLLERLGPIEINLVSYVAPIFAALSGWVFLNEVPNLATAGGFALIFFGFILLKRGAIRRELRHRFGDSATPTD